The genomic window TTGTGCGAGAAGCAGAACACTTGAAGCGCATGAAGAGCCGTAACTTGCGAGTCGATGGTAGTCAGGAATGTGCGAATGAAACGTGCATATTTCGCCAATAACGCACTTTCCTTCTCTTGCAGTTGTTTCTCTGGATTTATGGTCGGATCAACACCGGGCGCCAATGTTGTCTCCTATGATGTATATGAGAGAAGACATTTTaagattttacaatataaaaaatattttaattttattagtaattatatcatttcaaataaaataaccTTCAGAATAAGATAAACATATTCCATAAAATGTACTAACCCCAGTGATGTATTTGAAAAGCACATTCATCATAGCATTAATGAATGCGGGATCAGAATGATGTTGGGGATCCAGCTTCTCCTTGATCCATTTGTAAAGAGCGTTGGGCGCTGGGTCAGCTTCTAACTGACGCCACATATCACCCTGGATTCTGAGAAGAGGATAAAGGAAAGTCAATTCCCGATCTTCCAAAATCTCGCCCAAACGTTCCTTTGTTTTCTCCGCTTCTGGCAGTTGGCTAATTAGATCCACCTTGCTGTCATTGAAGATCTGCGTGAGTCTCGCCTTGCCCTGGGTCTTGTGGAGTTGCTGTAGGGTTAGTAGAAACAGCGGATGATGACGACCATTTTCTGTTTCCGAGGCGAGATCCGTTAATTGGATTAAATTGTCCACTATAGCCTTAGCTGTCAGGAAGGCAACGTGAGACGCTACCAAAGGCACGGTACTCTCCTTCTCCGAAATACTGGCCACTAATTCCTTCCATCCTTCGTTTACTTGCTGTAGAGTGAGCAagttttcctttttcaattcagcCACGAATTTGGCAGCTAGCTCGCGTTCAGAGTCTCCACGATCCAACGTGTTCGAATACATCGTGCAAATCGTGTGACGCAAGAATCGTTCGGGTATTTTAAGATCTTTGAAGGCTGTCATTGCGTCCTGTACATTTGTGTGAGACGCGAGGTCGTCCATTAAGGCATTCACCTTCTTCAACACTTCTTCTCGTGTCGGTCCTTTGTCTTTTCTGTCCCTAGCCTTCTCCCGTTTGTCTACAGGACCTTGCTTGATCACAATAGCAGGTGGTGTTTCTTTGTGCAGCAAAGGTGAGCTGGGCTTCAGAGCGGTAGTACGTAAGAGAGGCATATCTGAGCCCCGTCCTGGGAACaaatctgttatttttttacaattaattttcattattctaCATCATTGAAATCAATCTTTTACTAGTAATTTCCCATTATCGAAGATGAATATTTACCATTGTTGAGAGGTAGGTTTAAGTTGATGTTAGTTTGTTTGAACATCATCGAATTAGCTGAGGGTCTCAGAGACACTTCTTCCGGATGTCCTCCGATCAGCATCTTATTTTTGTTGAATCGAAGTTGTTCCTTATTGCTGTCTGTAAACGATAGAATAACAAATATCCATAAATACTGTTTGTTGACATTATAGCTTATTAGTTGAGAATATGAAATATGTTCGATTAATCGATACTCACTGTTGTTAAAGTTTTGCGGTAAATTATGTTGCGGTTGGTTGCGTTTTCCTTCGAAATTGTTCTGATGACGACTCTGGTTTTGATAGTAGCCGCCTCCACCTCCTGGCTGATTACGTTGATTATGGCGGCCATAACCAACGCCAGGAGTTCCCGCAAATCCATTCGGACTGAATGGTGGTGGTGCCATACCGAATGAGGGGGAAGTCAATGGTATACTTCCCATCATTTCCACGTCTAATCCGCCTCGTCCCATTTTACGTAAAAACTCCGCACCGAGGCGATCCTCTCGTCCTCTGTGGAAACCATTTCCCCGCGATGGCTCCTCGTTGTCGTTGCGGATTTGATTAATCGGCATCGGGCCTTCGGTGCTCGTGGCCTTGCGCGGTTTCCAATCATCGCGGCGTAACTCAATCACATCACGCAGCATGAATTTGATGCGTAGAGGAAGATCCCTACTCTCTGCCAGAGAGTTCATACGTTTGAAGTATTGATCCATAAGTCCGCGGCCCTTATCCGAGTCAAGGATACGGCCGCAGGTACGCATAATCTGGCAGAGGCATTCGATATCCTCTGCCGCGTCCCCCCGGGATCCCCCTCGCCTTTTCTTCTCCAGCAACTGCTGGATGCAACGATGTAAAATCGGCTCCGACACGATACCCAGCTTGCCGAGCTCCCCAATAAATTTGATGTTACCAAGCATCTTGCGCTTGGCCACCTGTCGGCGCTCTTCTTCTTCGGGACC from Solenopsis invicta isolate M01_SB chromosome 2, UNIL_Sinv_3.0, whole genome shotgun sequence includes these protein-coding regions:
- the LOC105200855 gene encoding eukaryotic translation initiation factor 4 gamma 2 isoform X3, whose amino-acid sequence is MYARLCKQLSDEAANFEPRKPIDESQKGQSTFRVLLLNKCKDEFENRSKASEAFENQDELGPEEEERRQVAKRKMLGNIKFIGELGKLGIVSEPILHRCIQQLLEKKRRGGSRGDAAEDIECLCQIMRTCGRILDSDKGRGLMDQYFKRMNSLAESRDLPLRIKFMLRDVIELRRDDWKPRKATSTEGPMPINQIRNDNEEPSRGNGFHRGREDRLGAEFLRKMGRGGLDVEMMGSIPLTSPSFGMAPPPFSPNGFAGTPGVGYGRHNQRNQPGGGGGYYQNQSRHQNNFEGKRNQPQHNLPQNFNNNSNKEQLRFNKNKMLIGGHPEEVSLRPSANSMMFKQTNINLNLPLNNDLFPGRGSDMPLLRTTALKPSSPLLHKETPPAIVIKQGPVDKREKARDRKDKGPTREEVLKKVNALMDDLASHTNVQDAMTAFKDLKIPERFLRHTICTMYSNTLDRGDSERELAAKFVAELKKENLLTLQQVNEGWKELVASISEKESTVPLVASHVAFLTAKAIVDNLIQLTDLASETENGRHHPLFLLTLQQLHKTQGKARLTQIFNDSKVDLISQLPEAEKTKERLGEILEDRELTFLYPLLRIQGDMWRQLEADPAPNALYKWIKEKLDPQHHSDPAFINAMMNVLFKYITGETTLAPGVDPTINPEKQLQEKESALLAKYARFIRTFLTTIDSQVTALHALQVFCFSHNFPKGLLLRWFIALYNLEVIEEEAYHKWRDTVTDAYPGKGKALFQVNSWLTWLAEASEEEEEDDEDEKN
- the LOC105200855 gene encoding eukaryotic translation initiation factor 4 gamma 2 isoform X1; this translates as MPSRDDIRSLSTEQRWIPPSTVRRDALTPESRNDLIFRKVRGILNKLTPEKFAKLSNDLLNVELNSHVILKGVIFLIFEKALDEPKYSSMYARLCKQLSDEAANFEPRKPIDESQKGQSTFRVLLLNKCKDEFENRSKASEAFENQDELGPEEEERRQVAKRKMLGNIKFIGELGKLGIVSEPILHRCIQQLLEKKRRGGSRGDAAEDIECLCQIMRTCGRILDSDKGRGLMDQYFKRMNSLAESRDLPLRIKFMLRDVIELRRDDWKPRKATSTEGPMPINQIRNDNEEPSRGNGFHRGREDRLGAEFLRKMGRGGLDVEMMGSIPLTSPSFGMAPPPFSPNGFAGTPGVGYGRHNQRNQPGGGGGYYQNQSRHQNNFEGKRNQPQHNLPQNFNNNSNKEQLRFNKNKMLIGGHPEEVSLRPSANSMMFKQTNINLNLPLNNDLFPGRGSDMPLLRTTALKPSSPLLHKETPPAIVIKQGPVDKREKARDRKDKGPTREEVLKKVNALMDDLASHTNVQDAMTAFKDLKIPERFLRHTICTMYSNTLDRGDSERELAAKFVAELKKENLLTLQQVNEGWKELVASISEKESTVPLVASHVAFLTAKAIVDNLIQLTDLASETENGRHHPLFLLTLQQLHKTQGKARLTQIFNDSKVDLISQLPEAEKTKERLGEILEDRELTFLYPLLRIQGDMWRQLEADPAPNALYKWIKEKLDPQHHSDPAFINAMMNVLFKYITGETTLAPGVDPTINPEKQLQEKESALLAKYARFIRTFLTTIDSQVTALHALQVFCFSHNFPKGLLLRWFIALYNLEVIEEEAYHKWRDTVTDAYPGKGKALFQVNSWLTWLAEASEEEEEDDEDEKN
- the LOC105200855 gene encoding eukaryotic translation initiation factor 4 gamma 2 isoform X2; translated protein: MPSRDDIRSLSTEQRWIPPSTVRRDALTPESRNDLIFRKVRGILNKLTPEKFAKLSNDLLNVELNSHVILKGVIFLIFEKALDEPKYSSMYARLCKQLSDEAANFEPRKPIDESQKGQSTFRVLLLNKCKDEFENRSKASEAFENQDELGPEEEERRQVAKRKMLGNIKFIGELGKLGIVSEPILHRCIQQLLEKKRRGGSRGDAAEDIECLCQIMRTCGRILDSDKGRGLMDQYFKRMNSLAESRDLPLRIKFMLRDVIELRRDDWKPRKATSTEGPMPINQIRNDNEEPSRGNGFHRGREDRLGAEFLRKMGRGGLDVEMMGSIPLTSPSFGMAPPPFSPNGFAGTPGVGYGRHNQRNQPGGGGGYYQNQSRHQNNFEGKRNQPQHNLPQNFNNNSNKEQLRFNKNKMLIGGHPEEVSLRPSANSMMFKQTNINLNLPLNNGRGSDMPLLRTTALKPSSPLLHKETPPAIVIKQGPVDKREKARDRKDKGPTREEVLKKVNALMDDLASHTNVQDAMTAFKDLKIPERFLRHTICTMYSNTLDRGDSERELAAKFVAELKKENLLTLQQVNEGWKELVASISEKESTVPLVASHVAFLTAKAIVDNLIQLTDLASETENGRHHPLFLLTLQQLHKTQGKARLTQIFNDSKVDLISQLPEAEKTKERLGEILEDRELTFLYPLLRIQGDMWRQLEADPAPNALYKWIKEKLDPQHHSDPAFINAMMNVLFKYITGETTLAPGVDPTINPEKQLQEKESALLAKYARFIRTFLTTIDSQVTALHALQVFCFSHNFPKGLLLRWFIALYNLEVIEEEAYHKWRDTVTDAYPGKGKALFQVNSWLTWLAEASEEEEEDDEDEKN